In Myxococcota bacterium, a single window of DNA contains:
- a CDS encoding pentapeptide repeat-containing protein, whose protein sequence is MRKLWIPAMFALTVLAGEERSIKTIGKNLEEKLCVVKVKSDCAEQSFKGTSGSLINLNGMKFKSSKFTQAKLDYVSAKGTDFQDADFTDAEIEHSHLDRIIGRGANFYHTKISDSSFKGASLAKANFSKSALTHVDMSGARLPDAKLNNAQIVDLNLVSSNAARANFAHAHIEGVNFKRAKLSSAQFECAVFAGSIQLEGASLGQANFNGIRMTHAKLSDLDQKQVKQRACFAVDTEGELHRSSSCEGQKMLDCCGELAEKDICEGSGQICQWKQDKCLSQCTFSEKKACDSASICRWSSALNQCYAK, encoded by the coding sequence ATGAGAAAGCTCTGGATTCCCGCTATGTTTGCCCTGACAGTGCTGGCAGGGGAAGAAAGGTCGATAAAAACGATTGGCAAAAACCTTGAAGAAAAACTGTGTGTTGTCAAAGTTAAGTCCGACTGCGCAGAGCAAAGTTTTAAAGGAACTAGCGGCTCGCTAATAAATTTGAACGGCATGAAGTTTAAATCCAGCAAGTTTACGCAAGCCAAGTTAGACTATGTATCCGCCAAGGGGACCGATTTTCAAGATGCGGATTTTACTGATGCTGAGATAGAGCATTCTCATTTAGACAGGATTATTGGTCGCGGGGCCAATTTCTATCATACCAAGATCAGTGACTCGAGCTTCAAAGGCGCAAGCTTGGCTAAAGCAAATTTCTCCAAATCTGCCCTAACGCATGTGGATATGAGTGGTGCAAGACTTCCTGATGCCAAGCTAAACAACGCTCAAATTGTTGATTTAAACTTGGTTTCCAGTAATGCGGCCCGCGCTAATTTCGCGCATGCACATATAGAGGGCGTCAATTTTAAGCGCGCGAAACTTTCTAGCGCGCAGTTTGAGTGCGCCGTCTTCGCTGGTTCCATACAATTAGAAGGAGCCAGTTTGGGGCAAGCGAACTTTAACGGCATCCGGATGACCCATGCCAAATTGAGCGACTTGGATCAAAAGCAAGTTAAGCAGCGCGCCTGCTTTGCCGTGGATACAGAGGGTGAATTGCATCGATCGTCTTCATGCGAAGGACAAAAGATGCTCGATTGCTGCGGCGAGCTGGCAGAAAAAGATATTTGCGAAGGTTCGGGTCAAATCTGCCAGTGGAAGCAGGACAAATGTCTAAGCCAGTGCACCTTCTCGGAAAAGAAAGCATGCGATTCCGCTTCGATATGCCGCTGGAGTTCAGCACTAAATCAATGTTATGCCAAATAA
- the era gene encoding GTPase Era — protein MTQHCGTIALVGLPNAGKSSLLNALIGQKLAPVTYKPNTTRRVLNGVVTKENAQLIFVDTPGMTDKGSVPAADVVCWIADAKLNPTKPPARLPENVILILNQIDRFKDQKEVLPVMQAWHELLNPALIIPVSARTKEGLPHLVKTLSSLLPEAKFLFDEEAITDASERELVAELIREKVLLALEKEVPHAMQVHIESFDESRREDSKKSLVDISAILEVARDGHKSIVIGKGGEKLKQIGQLARKELENLLGSQVMLRLFVKVRK, from the coding sequence ATGACACAACATTGCGGGACGATTGCGTTGGTGGGTTTGCCTAATGCAGGTAAAAGTTCTTTATTAAATGCTTTGATCGGCCAGAAATTAGCGCCGGTGACTTACAAACCTAATACGACGCGACGCGTTTTGAATGGTGTGGTTACCAAAGAAAATGCTCAGCTGATTTTTGTCGATACGCCGGGGATGACGGATAAGGGCTCCGTGCCAGCGGCTGATGTTGTTTGCTGGATTGCGGATGCGAAGCTGAACCCTACCAAGCCCCCTGCGCGTTTGCCTGAGAATGTCATCTTGATTTTGAATCAGATTGACCGGTTTAAAGACCAGAAAGAAGTCTTGCCCGTGATGCAAGCTTGGCATGAATTGCTGAACCCTGCGCTGATTATCCCTGTATCTGCGCGCACCAAAGAAGGTCTGCCGCATCTGGTGAAAACGCTTAGTTCGCTTTTGCCTGAAGCAAAATTTCTGTTTGACGAAGAAGCGATTACCGATGCATCGGAACGCGAACTCGTCGCTGAGCTTATCAGAGAGAAGGTTCTGTTGGCTCTTGAAAAAGAAGTACCGCATGCCATGCAGGTGCATATTGAATCGTTCGATGAAAGCCGCAGAGAAGATTCTAAGAAAAGTTTGGTCGATATTTCTGCCATTTTGGAAGTGGCCAGGGACGGACATAAATCCATTGTCATCGGTAAAGGCGGCGAAAAGTTGAAACAGATTGGTCAACTTGCGCGCAAAGAACTGGAAAATCTGCTGGGCAGTCAGGTAATGCTTAGGTTGTTTGTGAAAGTCAGAAAGTAG
- a CDS encoding DUF1761 domain-containing protein yields the protein MNVAFFPLLISALSIFLLGGLWYSNCLFGAVWVREAKIDPKPEGQGHGATPFLASFLFSLISAAIFGWLVGPHPAIGQALTLGLLIGVGFVATSFGINYQFGGRSFKLWLIDAGYHILQYLIYGAVFGLLA from the coding sequence ATGAATGTTGCATTTTTTCCTTTATTGATCTCAGCGCTTTCTATTTTTCTATTGGGCGGTCTTTGGTATTCTAATTGCTTATTCGGCGCTGTTTGGGTGCGTGAAGCGAAAATAGATCCTAAACCAGAAGGCCAGGGGCATGGCGCCACGCCCTTTTTGGCTTCGTTTCTATTTTCTTTGATCTCAGCCGCAATCTTTGGCTGGCTTGTCGGCCCTCATCCTGCCATCGGTCAGGCTTTAACGTTGGGATTGCTGATTGGGGTAGGGTTTGTCGCAACCTCTTTTGGCATTAATTACCAATTCGGTGGCCGAAGTTTCAAACTTTGGCTGATTGATGCGGGCTATCACATCTTGCAGTATTTGATTTACGGGGCGGTCTTTGGACTTTTGGCCTGA
- a CDS encoding pentapeptide repeat-containing protein — MNFKLFVIPAVILMFSACGDLNDSVFTPNSQYLGGAGATKDFTGRDLTGVSFRNQDLTAAVFTRANLTNADFTNAILNQSRFDSANITGAFFVNAKLNAASFDNAFGQSPIFNQAILDTSSWLNAIVTEPDFSRASLVSAVLRGAIMHRAVINETTIDKANFTGADFTDVSCVTVSAQATVFENAILTQAQCFQGNWTGANLNGAHLAQGIFIGVNLTAANFTNADLTQVDFTSANLFNGSFANSIQTGVVFCNTTQSNGQVNNDSCN, encoded by the coding sequence ATGAATTTTAAGTTATTTGTCATCCCTGCGGTTATCTTGATGTTTAGCGCATGTGGTGATCTGAATGATTCAGTCTTCACGCCTAATAGCCAATACTTAGGCGGCGCAGGCGCCACCAAAGACTTTACCGGACGCGATCTTACCGGCGTCAGCTTTAGAAACCAGGATCTAACAGCGGCAGTGTTTACCCGTGCAAATCTAACCAATGCCGATTTTACCAACGCGATTCTAAATCAAAGCAGGTTTGATTCAGCCAACATTACCGGTGCGTTCTTTGTAAACGCCAAACTGAACGCCGCCAGCTTCGATAACGCCTTTGGCCAATCGCCCATCTTTAATCAGGCGATTCTAGATACGAGCTCCTGGCTAAATGCGATCGTTACAGAACCTGATTTTTCGAGAGCAAGCCTTGTCTCTGCCGTACTTAGAGGCGCAATCATGCACCGAGCAGTGATCAACGAGACAACGATCGATAAAGCCAATTTTACCGGAGCCGATTTCACAGACGTCAGTTGTGTCACGGTGTCAGCGCAAGCAACGGTATTCGAAAACGCCATCTTAACTCAGGCGCAATGCTTTCAGGGAAACTGGACCGGCGCAAACTTGAACGGGGCTCACTTGGCCCAGGGCATATTTATAGGGGTAAATCTAACCGCCGCCAACTTCACCAACGCCGATTTGACACAGGTCGACTTTACATCGGCAAACCTATTCAATGGCTCATTCGCCAACTCAATCCAAACTGGCGTTGTGTTCTGCAACACGACTCAATCAAACGGACAGGTAAATAACGACAGCTGTAATTAA
- a CDS encoding pentapeptide repeat-containing protein, with protein MNYKISTLAFTLILGGSAWAQRVRHAQGPDGNGNCVLTARAKCNNQKFTSGERFDRAHLKGAQFKSTQFIGTEKDFIRMHSSDLRNAKFAGARFAYVDMTASDLGGADFATAQFDRVRLNNIRSRAANFAGAKIENTLVTQGQMKDSKFESVTARRVKFSKTDLFDVDFKNANLDWVEFVNSSLEQADFQEAIIQNTSFEKSDLDGADFSNAKFIAKTSFRDASLERVNFRGADLSQAELNSASIRLLEGHLCGTKMPGGQYRSGGAADCNIPDGEGPAEGLPNNSESERNWSIGPN; from the coding sequence ATGAACTACAAAATTTCGACACTAGCATTCACACTGATTTTAGGAGGCAGCGCTTGGGCTCAACGTGTGAGACATGCTCAGGGCCCAGATGGCAACGGCAATTGCGTTCTAACGGCACGCGCCAAGTGCAATAACCAGAAGTTTACTTCGGGAGAGCGCTTTGATCGTGCACACCTAAAGGGCGCTCAGTTTAAATCGACCCAGTTCATTGGCACTGAAAAAGATTTCATTCGCATGCATAGCTCTGATCTCAGAAATGCAAAGTTCGCTGGGGCTAGATTCGCATATGTAGACATGACTGCCTCAGATCTAGGAGGTGCAGACTTTGCTACGGCTCAATTTGACCGTGTACGGCTTAATAACATACGAAGCCGCGCTGCAAACTTCGCAGGGGCGAAGATTGAGAACACGCTTGTAACTCAGGGTCAGATGAAAGATTCAAAATTTGAGAGCGTCACCGCTAGAAGGGTCAAATTCAGCAAAACAGACCTATTTGACGTAGATTTCAAGAACGCGAATCTCGATTGGGTTGAGTTTGTAAATAGCAGTCTAGAACAAGCAGATTTCCAGGAAGCGATCATTCAGAACACATCATTTGAGAAATCAGACTTGGATGGCGCTGACTTCTCTAACGCCAAGTTTATTGCCAAGACCTCTTTTAGAGATGCCAGCTTGGAACGCGTCAATTTCAGGGGCGCCGATCTAAGTCAGGCAGAACTAAACTCAGCATCAATCCGACTATTGGAAGGTCACCTGTGTGGAACTAAAATGCCAGGCGGACAATATCGCTCCGGTGGCGCCGCTGATTGCAACATCCCAGATGGAGAAGGACCTGCAGAAGGGCTGCCTAATAACAGCGAGTCGGAGCGAAATTGGTCAATCGGGCCCAATTAA
- the dnaB gene encoding replicative DNA helicase, whose translation MFNQEMDTQKPSSDSDTSLQLSSLHGRQPPHALDAERGTLCSLLIDGEAFEQVNMEGLRADDFYHPAHAAVYAAMQSLAADHQPVNTITVVDELIQAQKLDQVGGPPFVAGLETLFPTSAHVGAYAKLVKDKSTLRKLISAATKVVQSSYRQDRKVVDVIDEAERVILQIRDEVSQKGMIPIQELVSLAMKRLELMFNNKTHLVGLSSGFADFDRLTSGLQPGELIVVAARPSMGKTAFTLNVAAHVAMHSKTPVAFFSLEMGAEQLVHRLIGSEARIDLSNLRRGMVQRNEFAQLVAAAGHLGEAPLYIDETPALSIAEMRNKCRRMALRHDVKLVIVDYLQLMTGPEGYDNKATEVAEISKGLKSIARELKIPVIALSQLNRGVESRTDKRPMMSDLRESGAIEQDADIIAFLYREEYYLRDKTPEDKQGVAEIIIAKNRNGPTGQFELRFFNNITRFVDLDHSGR comes from the coding sequence ATGTTTAATCAAGAAATGGATACCCAAAAGCCTTCATCGGATTCTGATACCTCATTGCAGCTCAGCAGCTTGCACGGGCGCCAGCCGCCGCATGCACTGGATGCTGAGCGCGGTACTTTGTGCTCGCTGCTCATTGACGGCGAAGCTTTTGAACAAGTGAACATGGAAGGCCTGCGGGCTGACGATTTTTATCATCCTGCTCACGCGGCTGTATACGCGGCGATGCAATCGCTAGCAGCAGATCACCAACCCGTTAATACCATTACGGTGGTGGATGAGCTGATCCAGGCTCAAAAGTTGGATCAAGTTGGCGGGCCGCCATTTGTGGCTGGTTTGGAGACATTGTTTCCGACTTCCGCTCATGTGGGCGCATATGCCAAGCTGGTTAAAGATAAATCCACGCTGCGTAAGTTAATCTCTGCTGCTACCAAAGTAGTGCAGTCTTCGTATCGTCAGGATCGCAAAGTCGTTGATGTAATCGATGAAGCCGAACGGGTTATCTTACAAATCAGAGATGAAGTGTCCCAAAAGGGGATGATCCCGATTCAAGAACTGGTCAGCCTGGCGATGAAACGCCTGGAGTTGATGTTTAACAACAAGACCCATTTGGTGGGTCTGTCTTCTGGCTTCGCCGATTTTGATCGCTTAACCAGTGGCTTGCAACCGGGCGAACTCATTGTTGTGGCCGCAAGACCTTCGATGGGGAAAACAGCGTTTACTTTGAACGTTGCCGCCCATGTGGCCATGCATAGCAAAACACCGGTGGCCTTTTTCTCTTTAGAAATGGGTGCAGAGCAGTTGGTTCACCGTTTGATCGGTTCGGAAGCTCGCATCGATTTATCCAACCTTCGAAGGGGTATGGTCCAGCGAAACGAGTTTGCTCAACTGGTCGCCGCTGCCGGTCATTTAGGCGAAGCCCCTCTATATATAGATGAGACCCCAGCGCTATCGATCGCCGAAATGCGTAACAAGTGCCGAAGGATGGCTCTCAGGCATGACGTCAAACTGGTGATCGTCGATTATTTGCAGCTTATGACGGGCCCAGAAGGCTACGACAACAAGGCTACGGAAGTGGCTGAAATCTCCAAAGGCCTTAAGAGCATTGCTCGCGAACTTAAAATCCCGGTGATTGCTTTGTCCCAGCTGAATCGTGGGGTTGAATCGAGAACGGATAAGCGCCCGATGATGAGCGATTTGCGTGAATCCGGTGCGATTGAGCAGGATGCGGATATTATTGCTTTCTTGTACCGTGAAGAGTATTACTTACGCGATAAAACGCCGGAAGATAAGCAGGGCGTTGCTGAGATCATTATTGCCAAAAACCGTAACGGGCCTACAGGTCAGTTCGAGTTGCGCTTCTTTAATAACATTACGCGCTTCGTAGACCTGGATCATTCAGGACGTTAA
- a CDS encoding 2-oxo acid dehydrogenase subunit E2 — MTKPYQMTARRKLAIATWASPKEGNIYGKMTIDMTNALGYMKELNETASEKVTITHLVGRAAGLALKAAPDLNGRIVFGRYIPHETVDLAFLIAIPNGYDLGKFKVCNIDQKSPQEIAHELKAAALKLRTGKDAEFKKSQGLIKALPTFIIRPLLRLTGYVTGALGLNVKALGLEAYPFGSAIITSVGMLGIDEAYPPPTPFARVPVYLVVTQIKDRPVALDGQVVIRPQLDLTVTIDHRFIDGFRAAQLSKIIRQYLEDPKAFDSAQAKSPKTAP; from the coding sequence ATGACCAAGCCTTATCAGATGACCGCGCGCCGCAAACTCGCCATTGCCACCTGGGCTTCTCCTAAAGAGGGCAACATTTATGGCAAAATGACCATCGATATGACCAATGCCCTGGGTTATATGAAGGAGCTGAATGAAACGGCGTCAGAAAAAGTAACCATCACCCATTTGGTTGGCAGAGCCGCAGGTCTTGCGCTCAAAGCTGCGCCTGATCTGAACGGCCGCATTGTCTTTGGCCGATACATACCGCATGAAACCGTCGATCTCGCTTTTTTGATCGCCATCCCCAATGGCTATGATTTAGGCAAGTTTAAGGTTTGCAATATCGATCAAAAAAGCCCCCAGGAGATTGCTCACGAATTAAAAGCAGCCGCCCTCAAGTTGCGAACAGGCAAAGATGCGGAATTTAAGAAAAGCCAAGGTCTTATCAAAGCACTGCCTACCTTTATAATTCGGCCCCTTTTAAGGCTCACAGGCTATGTGACCGGCGCGCTGGGTCTCAATGTCAAAGCTTTGGGGCTTGAGGCTTATCCCTTTGGATCAGCTATCATCACCAGTGTCGGCATGCTGGGCATTGATGAGGCCTACCCCCCCCCTACCCCATTCGCACGGGTACCGGTGTATCTTGTCGTAACGCAGATTAAAGACCGTCCCGTGGCCCTGGATGGCCAAGTGGTCATTCGGCCGCAATTGGATCTGACGGTCACCATCGATCATCGTTTCATTGATGGCTTTAGAGCTGCGCAGCTGTCAAAAATCATTCGGCAATATTTAGAAGATCCAAAAGCTTTCGACAGTGCTCAGGCCAAAAGTCCAAAGACCGCCCCGTAA